One Thermogemmatispora onikobensis DNA segment encodes these proteins:
- a CDS encoding response regulator, producing MAKKILIMDDDPTIADLLTEALADEGYETHMTTQSLRFYDAVREHDPDLILLDIMMPYLDGRDELKLMEMWLEKKIPVIIVTAYPNVAHEEQTFRDAGVVEIVSKPFNLDELVELVRKTIGEP from the coding sequence ATGGCCAAAAAGATCTTGATTATGGATGACGACCCCACCATCGCCGATCTCCTGACCGAGGCGCTCGCCGATGAGGGCTACGAGACCCACATGACGACGCAGAGCCTACGCTTCTACGACGCCGTACGCGAGCACGATCCCGATCTGATCCTGCTCGATATCATGATGCCCTATCTGGACGGACGGGATGAGCTGAAGCTGATGGAGATGTGGCTGGAGAAGAAGATCCCCGTGATCATCGTGACGGCCTATCCCAATGTGGCCCACGAAGAGCAGACCTTCCGCGACGCTGGCGTCGTGGAGATTGTCTCAAAGCCCTTTAACCTGGACGAGCTGGTCGAGCTGGTGCGCAAGACCATCGGCGAGCCGTGA
- the plsX gene encoding phosphate acyltransferase PlsX: MRVALDAMGGDYAPSATVQGAVEAAREYGIGIQLVGHEEQIRAELARYDIGGLDLAITHTDEVIAMDEHPATAVRRKKNASLVLALELARSGQVVGAVSAGNSGAMMAASLFVLKRIAGVDRPALGTVMPTRTGTTLVLDVGANTDCKPEYLQQFALMGAVYMERLFRINRPRVALLANGEEETKGNQQVQEAHHLLKESAPRLGLNFIGNIEGRDIPAGAAEVVVCDGFVGNVVLKLSEGLAETLIAMLRSQMTSNPVNTLAAAVLKPSLKQLFKRLDYAEYGGVPLLGVNGVAVIAHGRSNAKAIKNALRVARETAEQGVVTAIAEGLARLGTGGEQRAEAEV; encoded by the coding sequence GTGCGCGTCGCACTCGACGCAATGGGGGGGGATTACGCTCCCAGCGCCACAGTGCAGGGAGCGGTGGAGGCGGCGCGTGAGTACGGCATCGGCATTCAGCTTGTGGGTCACGAGGAGCAGATTCGTGCCGAACTGGCGCGCTACGACATAGGCGGCCTCGATCTGGCAATCACCCACACTGACGAGGTCATCGCGATGGATGAGCACCCGGCCACCGCGGTGCGGCGCAAGAAAAATGCTTCGCTGGTGCTGGCCCTGGAGCTGGCACGTAGCGGCCAGGTTGTAGGAGCGGTCTCCGCCGGCAACAGCGGCGCCATGATGGCCGCCTCGCTGTTCGTTCTGAAACGCATCGCCGGCGTCGATCGACCGGCCCTGGGGACGGTCATGCCCACGCGCACCGGCACGACCCTGGTCCTTGACGTGGGAGCCAATACGGATTGTAAGCCCGAGTACCTGCAGCAGTTCGCCCTGATGGGCGCCGTCTACATGGAACGTCTCTTCCGCATCAACCGCCCACGGGTGGCCCTACTGGCCAACGGCGAAGAGGAGACCAAGGGCAACCAGCAGGTCCAGGAAGCCCACCATCTGCTCAAAGAGAGCGCCCCCCGCCTCGGATTGAACTTTATCGGCAACATCGAAGGGCGCGATATTCCAGCAGGCGCTGCCGAGGTGGTGGTCTGCGATGGCTTCGTGGGCAATGTGGTCCTCAAGCTCAGCGAGGGGCTGGCCGAGACCCTCATCGCCATGCTACGCAGCCAGATGACCAGCAATCCGGTCAATACGCTGGCGGCGGCGGTGCTCAAGCCGAGCCTGAAGCAACTCTTCAAACGCCTCGACTATGCCGAGTACGGCGGCGTCCCCCTCTTAGGCGTCAATGGCGTGGCGGTCATCGCTCATGGGCGTTCCAACGCTAAGGCCATCAAAAACGCGCTGCGGGTGGCCCGCGAAACGGCGGAGCAGGGAGTAGTGACAGCCATCGCCGAGGGCCTGGCCAGGTTGGGAACCGGCGGCGAGCAACGAGCCGAGGCCGAGGTCTAA